Proteins encoded within one genomic window of Haladaptatus sp. QDMS2:
- the thsB gene encoding thermosome subunit beta, which produces MSQRMQGQPMIILGEDSQRMKDRDAQAHNIRAARAVADAVRSTLGPKGMDKMLVDSMGDVTITNDGVTILKEMDINNPTAEMIIEVAETQEDEAGDGTTTAVAVTGELLKNAEDLLEQDIHPTAIIKGFHLASQQARKEIDDIAERVDTDDEDLLRKVAETSMTGKGAELNKDVLSKIIVDAVRQVTVENDEGENVVDLDFINIETQTGRAAGESELLRGAAIDKDPVHDSMPKEVQDGNILLLKEAIEIEEANVDTEVSITDPSQLQQFIDNEEAQLKKKVKQIKDVGADVVFCQKGIDDLAQHYLAKEGILAIRRTKKSDIEFLKEVLGASIVSDLDSVEKSDLGKGTIRRDEADELFYVEGEGEAHGVTLLLRGSTKHVVDELERGITDALDVVAQTVSDGRVLAGGGAIEVELASRLRKYADSVSGREQLAVEAFADSLELVPRVLAENAGLDSIDTLVDLRAAHESGEKRAGLNVFTSEIEDTFEAGIVEPAHAKEQAISSATEAANLVLKIDDIIAAGDLSTNKGGDEEMPPGGGGMGGGMGGMGGMGGMM; this is translated from the coding sequence ATGAGTCAGCGAATGCAGGGTCAGCCGATGATCATCCTCGGCGAAGATTCCCAGCGAATGAAGGACCGCGACGCACAGGCGCACAACATCCGCGCAGCCCGTGCAGTTGCTGATGCCGTACGCTCCACACTCGGCCCGAAAGGGATGGACAAGATGCTCGTCGATTCGATGGGCGACGTCACCATCACGAACGACGGCGTCACCATCCTCAAAGAGATGGACATCAACAACCCGACGGCCGAGATGATTATCGAGGTCGCCGAAACGCAGGAAGACGAGGCAGGCGACGGGACGACCACCGCCGTCGCCGTCACCGGTGAACTCCTCAAGAACGCAGAGGACCTCCTCGAACAGGACATCCACCCGACGGCCATCATCAAGGGCTTCCACCTCGCGAGCCAGCAGGCCCGCAAGGAAATCGACGACATCGCAGAGCGCGTCGACACCGACGACGAAGACCTGCTTCGCAAGGTCGCTGAGACCTCCATGACCGGCAAAGGCGCAGAGCTCAACAAGGACGTCCTCAGCAAGATTATCGTCGACGCCGTCCGCCAGGTCACGGTCGAGAACGACGAAGGCGAGAACGTCGTCGACCTCGACTTCATCAACATCGAAACCCAGACCGGTCGCGCCGCAGGCGAGTCCGAACTCCTCCGCGGTGCCGCCATCGACAAGGACCCAGTCCACGACTCGATGCCGAAAGAAGTCCAGGACGGGAACATCCTCCTGCTCAAGGAAGCCATCGAAATCGAGGAGGCCAACGTCGACACCGAGGTCTCTATCACGGACCCATCTCAGCTTCAGCAGTTCATCGACAACGAGGAAGCCCAGCTGAAAAAGAAGGTCAAACAGATCAAAGACGTCGGCGCTGACGTCGTCTTCTGCCAGAAGGGCATCGACGACCTCGCACAGCACTACCTCGCGAAGGAAGGCATCCTCGCCATCCGCCGCACGAAGAAGTCCGACATCGAGTTCCTGAAAGAGGTCCTCGGCGCGTCCATCGTCTCCGACTTAGACAGCGTCGAGAAATCGGACCTCGGCAAGGGCACCATCCGCCGCGACGAGGCAGACGAACTGTTCTACGTCGAAGGCGAAGGCGAAGCCCACGGTGTCACCCTGCTGCTCCGCGGCTCCACGAAACACGTCGTCGACGAACTCGAACGCGGCATCACCGACGCACTCGACGTCGTCGCACAGACCGTCTCCGACGGCCGCGTCCTCGCCGGCGGCGGCGCAATCGAAGTCGAACTCGCAAGCCGCCTGCGCAAGTACGCTGACTCCGTGAGCGGCCGCGAGCAGCTCGCCGTCGAGGCGTTCGCAGACTCCCTCGAACTCGTGCCACGCGTCCTCGCCGAGAACGCTGGTCTCGACTCCATCGACACGCTCGTCGACCTCCGTGCAGCCCACGAGTCCGGTGAGAAGCGCGCTGGCCTGAACGTCTTCACGAGCGAAATCGAAGACACCTTCGAGGCAGGCATCGTCGAGCCAGCCCACGCGAAGGAGCAGGCAATTTCCAGTGCCACCGAGGCCGCGAACCTCGTCCTCAAAATTGACGACATCATCGCCGCTGGTGACCTCTCCACCAACAAGGGCGGCGACGAGGAAATGCCACCGGGCGGCGGTGGCATGGGTGGCGGCATGGGCGGTATGGGCGGCATGGGCGGCATGATGTAA